The sequence GCTACGGATGCCTCCTACTTCCGAGTGGTTTATATTACCTCGTAACGGTGATGGACGACGACTCCCGTTTCATTCTGGGGTGGAAGCTGCAAAAGGACATGACGGCCAATTCTCTGATTGAGGTGATCCAGGAAGCGGTGGACGCTACCGGAATGACCGATATCCCGATTGAGGATCGCACCAAACTGCTCTCGGACAATGGTTCTAGCTACGTCTCCAGGGCTTTCCGGGACTATCTGGGCCTGGTGGGCATCCATCATATTCGGGCCGCACCCTTCCATCCCCAGACCAATGGCAAGGTAGAACGCTACCAACAGTCTCTGGAACGAGAGGTGAACCAGTTACCCTATGAGCTTCCCAGCCAGATGGAAAGGGCCATTGCCGACTTCGTCGACTACTACAACTATCACCGCTACCACAAGGCCTTGGCCAATGTGACGCCCTCTGATGTCTTATATGGCAGGAGAGAGCAAATCCTGGAGCGCAGAAAGGAGGTGCGGACACAAACACTCAACCATCGCAGAACTTACAACCAAGCCCTCACAGAGCTTGGTTACCCCACCTGAAAACCTAAAAGTGTTCGGTTCAAAAAGTGTCCCATTTCGCTGATTGACAACAATGCTTTCCCTTCCGGCCAATTGGGCTCTTCATAACTGAGAAGTATACTTGAGGGATTGCTCAGAACCATCGAAGTAAAGTTCTGGACAGGATCACTGCAGGGAATGCCAAGGAAAGTGGAA comes from Dehalococcoidia bacterium and encodes:
- a CDS encoding integrase core domain-containing protein; this encodes MDDDSRFILGWKLQKDMTANSLIEVIQEAVDATGMTDIPIEDRTKLLSDNGSSYVSRAFRDYLGLVGIHHIRAAPFHPQTNGKVERYQQSLEREVNQLPYELPSQMERAIADFVDYYNYHRYHKALANVTPSDVLYGRREQILERRKEVRTQTLNHRRTYNQALTELGYPT